Proteins found in one Drosophila innubila isolate TH190305 chromosome X, UK_Dinn_1.0, whole genome shotgun sequence genomic segment:
- the LOC117793509 gene encoding 27 kDa hemolymph protein, whose translation MKLPECVWTWSIIIVCGLYGAKAQLNLDNIDLQNQLPEDFAKTNFSLNEMKDLFRNKCIEVSGEEVGGQAFSDIESGVIGLTECMNRIVNYTAMQKEIDDASPRGELDVVFNKYCKKRTDAIDCFDEFNVKLLPCLDKDEQKSQDVIRHIIQSLLNFVCYKDGDQIALFIAEEGPECLRSQKDNIQECFNSTFSTFLNNSDIHEDNKIKTLPKFVVGQTQCGDIRILESCIVRHLEHCKKITPANLIESMFNFIRNETVCRNYHPLPLTGSASMLSNNPIFSILITSKLIFILVKMYYSK comes from the coding sequence ATGAAACTGCCAGAATGTGTGTGGACCTGGTCAATTATCATAGTTTGCGGACTATATGGAGCAAAGGCTCAGTTAAATTTGGATAACATCGACTTGCAAAATCAACTCCCAGAGGATTTTGCAAAGACCAACTTTAGTTTGAATGAAATGAAGGATCTATTTCGCAACAAATGCATTGAAGTATCCGGCGAAGAGGTTGGCGGTCAGGCATTTTCCGATATTGAGTCCGGTGTCATTGGGCTTACCGAATGCATGAACCGCATTGTCAATTATACGGCAATGCAAAAGGAGATTGACGATGCAAGTCCTCGAGGTGAACTGGATGtggtatttaataaatactgcAAGAAACGAACGGATGCTATAGACTGTTTTGATGAATTTAACGTCAAACTGTTGCCCTGCCTAGACAAGGATGAGCAGAAAAGTCAGGATGTTATTAGACATATTATTCAAAGCTTGTTAAACTTTGTGTGCTATAAAGATGGAGATCAAATAGCATTATTTATCGCTGAGGAGGGTCCCGAGTGCCTTAGATCACAAAAGGATAACATCCAGGAATGCTTCAACAGCACTTTTTCgacatttttaaacaattcgGATATTCATGaggataataaaattaaaacattgcccaaatttgttgttggccagACACAATGTGGTGATATCCGAATTTTGGAATCATGCATTGTTAGACATTTGGAACACTGTAAAAAAATAACGCCAGCCAATCTTATAGAGtctatgtttaattttataagaaaCGAAACTGTGTGTCGTAATTATCACCCATTACCATTAACTGGTAGTGCCAGTATGCTATCCAATAATCCCATATTTTCTATCCTAATCACAagtaaattgatatttatactcgttaaaatgtattattcaaagtga
- the LOC117793476 gene encoding uncharacterized protein LOC117793476 isoform X2 has product MDYSYGQPMDNVDASTLLSYQITTFNIVMTLFSSLMRFTTIILNWSLAYDYWISESYAYCYWTILSIIIPMTLTSLIYSNILIVSNLGKKSIIFSDHLRKLVLSYLFRDTRTLNWTLKYKQAKNRGDKVTEIEFACADFFNIFPKYCMVLSGL; this is encoded by the exons ATGGACTACAGCTATGGGCAACCCATGGATAACGTCGATGCATCAACTCTGTTGTCATACCAAATCACAACATTCAATATAGTAATGACTTTATTTTCGTCATTAATGCGGTTCACCACAATTATTCTTAACTGGAGCCTGGCATATGATTACTGGATATCTGaatcatatgcttattgttattggacaattttatcaataataataccCATGACATTGACGTCGCTGATATACTCAAACAT ACTAATTGTAAGCAACTTGGGTAAAAAATCTATAATCTTTTCGGACCACTTACGGAAACTTGTTCTCTCATATTTGTTTCGAGATACACGTACTCTGAATTGGACATTGAAATATAAGCAAGCAAAAAATCGCGGGGACAAGGTCACTGAGATTGA atttgcGTGCGCTgactttttcaatatatttccTAAGTATTGCATGGTGCTTAGTGGCTTATAA
- the LOC117793627 gene encoding high mobility group protein DSP1 isoform X2, protein MEHFHQIQQQLAAQQQQQAAAVQQQQLQQHQVVVQQNQQQAHQNSSNTTAGVGTQQLFTYKMASSFPNPATTMAQVVATSNAATTGYDYRLNMAQAAAAAAVPGSQWWYSAANQGQVDANTAAQLQQQQQQQQQQQQQQQQQQQQQQQQQQQQQQQMQQQQQQQNVINSASSPMVRGKADAKPRGRMTAYAYFVQTCREEHKKKHPDETVIFAEFSRKCAERWKTMVDKEKKRFHEMAEKDKQRYETEMQNYVPPKGAVVGRGKKRKQIKDPNAPKRSLSAFFWFCNDERNKVKALNPEFGVGDIAKELGRKWSDVDPEVKQKYESMAERDKARYEREMTEYKTSGKIAMSAPSMQASLQAQAQAVQKAALLAAAAQQQHQQLDEQHDDDDGDGDDDENQ, encoded by the exons ATGGAACACTTTCATCAAATTCAG CAGCAACTGGCtgcgcagcaacaacaacaagcggctgcagtacaacagcaacagttgcaacaacatcaagtagTTGTCCAGCAGAATCAACAGCAGGCGCATCAAAATAGCTCCAATACCACGGCCGGCGTTGGCACCCAACAGctatttacatacaaaatgGCGAGTAGTTTCCCCAATCCGGCCACGACAATGGCACAAGTTGTTGCCACATCGAATGCGGCCACCACCGGCTACGATTACCGTCTAAATATGGCACAAGCGGCAGCAGCCGCTGCAGTTCCTGGCTCCCAATGGTGGTACTCGGCTGCCAATCAGGGTCAGGTGGATGCCAACACAGCTgcacagttgcagcagcagcaacaacagcagcaacagcagcagcaacagcaacagcagcagcaacaacagcagcagcaacaacaacagcagcaacagcaacaaatgcaacaacagcaacagcaacaaaatgtcaTCAACTCAGCCAGT AGCCCAATGGTCAGAGGAAAAGCTGATGCGAAACCCAGAGGCCGAATGACCGCCTATGCATACTTTGTACAAACATGCAGAGAGGAGCACAAAAAGAAGCATCCCGATGAGACGGTGATATTTGCCGAATTCTCCCGAAAATGTGCTGAGAGATGGAAG ACAATGGTCGATAAGGAGAAGAAACGCTTCCATGAAATGGCTGAAAAAGACAAGCAGAGGTACGAGACGGAAATGCAGAACTATGTACCGCCCAAGGGTGCAGTTGTGGGACGCggcaagaaaagaaaacagatCAAGGACCCAAATGCGCCAAAACGTTCATT GTCTGCGTTCTTCTGGTTCTGCAATGATGAAAGAAATAAAGTGAAGGCTCTGAATCCCGAATTCGGTGTTGGTGATATTGCCAAAGAGCTTGGCCGCAAATGGTCCGATGTTGATCCCGAAGTGAAGCAAAAATACGAATCGATGGCAGAGCGGGATAAGGCACGATATGAAAGG GAAATGACCGAGTACAAGACAAGCGGGAAAATTGCCATGTCAGCGCCCTCAATGCAAGCGTCGCTGCAGGCGCAGGCACAAGCAGTGCAGAAAGCAGCGTTATTAGCAGCTGctgcccaacaacaacaccagcagctGGATGAGCAacatgacgatgatgatggtgaCGGTGATGATGACGAGAATCAATAG
- the LOC117793627 gene encoding high mobility group protein DSP1 isoform X3 yields the protein MEHFHQIQQLAAQQQQQAAAVQQQQLQQHQVVVQQNQQQAHQNSSNTTAGVGTQQLFTYKMASSFPNPATTMAQVVATSNAATTGYDYRLNMAQAAAAAAVPGSQWWYSAANQGQVDANTAAQLQQQQQQQQQQQQQQQQQQQQQQQQQQQQQQQMQQQQQQQNVINSASSPMVRGKADAKPRGRMTAYAYFVQTCREEHKKKHPDETVIFAEFSRKCAERWKTMVDKEKKRFHEMAEKDKQRYETEMQNYVPPKGAVVGRGKKRKQIKDPNAPKRSLSAFFWFCNDERNKVKALNPEFGVGDIAKELGRKWSDVDPEVKQKYESMAERDKARYEREMTEYKTSGKIAMSAPSMQASLQAQAQAVQKAALLAAAAQQQHQQLDEQHDDDDGDGDDDENQ from the exons ATGGAACACTTTCATCAAATTCAG CAACTGGCtgcgcagcaacaacaacaagcggctgcagtacaacagcaacagttgcaacaacatcaagtagTTGTCCAGCAGAATCAACAGCAGGCGCATCAAAATAGCTCCAATACCACGGCCGGCGTTGGCACCCAACAGctatttacatacaaaatgGCGAGTAGTTTCCCCAATCCGGCCACGACAATGGCACAAGTTGTTGCCACATCGAATGCGGCCACCACCGGCTACGATTACCGTCTAAATATGGCACAAGCGGCAGCAGCCGCTGCAGTTCCTGGCTCCCAATGGTGGTACTCGGCTGCCAATCAGGGTCAGGTGGATGCCAACACAGCTgcacagttgcagcagcagcaacaacagcagcaacagcagcagcaacagcaacagcagcagcaacaacagcagcagcaacaacaacagcagcaacagcaacaaatgcaacaacagcaacagcaacaaaatgtcaTCAACTCAGCCAGT AGCCCAATGGTCAGAGGAAAAGCTGATGCGAAACCCAGAGGCCGAATGACCGCCTATGCATACTTTGTACAAACATGCAGAGAGGAGCACAAAAAGAAGCATCCCGATGAGACGGTGATATTTGCCGAATTCTCCCGAAAATGTGCTGAGAGATGGAAG ACAATGGTCGATAAGGAGAAGAAACGCTTCCATGAAATGGCTGAAAAAGACAAGCAGAGGTACGAGACGGAAATGCAGAACTATGTACCGCCCAAGGGTGCAGTTGTGGGACGCggcaagaaaagaaaacagatCAAGGACCCAAATGCGCCAAAACGTTCATT GTCTGCGTTCTTCTGGTTCTGCAATGATGAAAGAAATAAAGTGAAGGCTCTGAATCCCGAATTCGGTGTTGGTGATATTGCCAAAGAGCTTGGCCGCAAATGGTCCGATGTTGATCCCGAAGTGAAGCAAAAATACGAATCGATGGCAGAGCGGGATAAGGCACGATATGAAAGG GAAATGACCGAGTACAAGACAAGCGGGAAAATTGCCATGTCAGCGCCCTCAATGCAAGCGTCGCTGCAGGCGCAGGCACAAGCAGTGCAGAAAGCAGCGTTATTAGCAGCTGctgcccaacaacaacaccagcagctGGATGAGCAacatgacgatgatgatggtgaCGGTGATGATGACGAGAATCAATAG
- the LOC117793455 gene encoding calpain-C: protein MASKYERIISDCRSRNILWEDVDFPAIQSSVFYYQTPPFTFQWKRIAELNNAQASFLNENAEFDVIPGKMGDRWLVSCLGVLYSLRNLFYRVVPADQGLQKSLGIYRFRLWWCGEWVEVLVDDRLPTINGRLAFMQPQSSNCFWASLLEKAIAKLHGSYEALKYGTRSDGLTDLLGGVVKCMPIVADSIRPQTLKDHLVTTCIVTCISVKNATVQKKNTTERLSNGILLNVNYRLSCLDKVETVMGDSVQLIRIKDTFSSKPFGEKTNFVGDWSPMSKTWERVSATERGRLLGQLELGEFWISFYDFVQTFSTLEIVYLDSDTASGEEMLKGRPLHWKMKMYQGQWKRGVTAGGCRNHESFHINPQLMISIQEKQDIVIALNQHTAVEPKVIGFTMYMWNRDYSLNECLQKDFFKNHVSFLNSDYGNTRHVSYHTQLDVGHYVLMPTTYEPAEEAQFTVRILGTSTFRLSCLETQTMILLDPFPSLKSDDNVQKIKSVCQYEPVYMQLADENKTINCFELHELLEACLPNDYIKGCANIDICRQVIALQDKTGNGRITFQQFKTFMVNLKSWQGVFKIYTKEKAGILRAERLRDALYDIGFQLSTDIMNCLIQRYIRKDGTLRLSDFVSAVMHLTTAFNQFHLKNYNQVNVIEVHLHDWIKSILSC from the exons atGGCATCCAAATATGAGCGAATTATCAGTGATTGCAGATCGAGAAATATACTGTGGGAAGATGTTGATTTTCCAGCAATACAATCATCCGTATTCTACTATCAAACGCCTCCATTCACATTTCAATGGAAGCGCATTGCCGAATTAAATAATGCACAGGCCTCGTTCCTCAATGAGAATGCTGAATTTGATGTTATACCTGGTAAAATGGGCGATCGATGGCTAGTATCGTGCTTGGGCGTATTATATTCATTGCGAAACTTATTCTATCGCGTTGTGCCCGCCGATCAGGGACTGCAGAAATCATTGGGCATCTATCGCTTTCGCCTGTGGTGGTGCGGGGAATGGGTGGAAGTGCTCGTCGATGATCGTCTGCCCACAATCAATGGACGTCTGGCATTCATGCAACCACAATCTTCCAATTGTTTCTGGGCATCGCTGCTGGAAAAGGCAATTGCCAAATTACATGGCTCCTATGAGGCCCTTAAGTATGGCACACGATCCGACGGATTAACCGATCTTCTCGGTGGCGTTGTCAAGTGTATGCCGATTGTTGCCGACAGCATAAGACCACAAACCCTTAAGGATCATCTGGTCACAACGTGCATTGTCACCTGCATCTCCGTAAAAAATGCGACagttcagaaaaaaaatacaaccgAGAGGCTATCAAATGGGATTCTTCTAAATGTGAACTACAG GCTCTCTTGCTTGGATAAAGTGGAAACTGTTATGGGTGATTCCGTGCAATTGATTCGCATCAAGGATACATTTTCATCGAAACCTTTTGGAGAAAAGACCAATTTCGTTGGCGACTGGTCACCAATGTCAAAGACCTGGGAGCGTGTCTCAGCCACGGAACGTGGTCGTCTTCTGGGTCAACTGGAGCTAGGAGAGTTTTGGATCTCGTTTTATGATTTTGTGCAAACATTTAGTACATTGGAGATTGTGTATTTGGATTCGGATACGGCAAGTGGAGAGGAAATGCTCAAGGGTCGGCCGCTTCACTGGAAGATGAAAATGTATCAAGGACAATGGAAAAGGGGAGTAACTGCCGGCGGTTGTCGTAACCATGAATCCTTTCATATAAATCCACAACTAATGATATCGATACAGGAGAAACAAGATATTGTTATAGCACTGAATCAACATACTGCTGTCGAGCCCAAAGTAATTGGCTTCACGATGTATATGTGGAATCGGGACTACAGTTTGAACGAATGTCTACAAAAGGATTTCTTCAAGAATCACGTGAGCTTCCTTAACTCGGACTATGGTAACACCCGGCATGTCAGCTATCATACCCAACTGGATGTCGGGCATTATGTGTTGATGCCAACAACATATGAGCCAGCTGAAGAAGCCCAGTTTACGGTCAGAATATTGGGAACATCGACGTTCAGGCTGTCGTGCTTAGAGACCCAAACAATGATTCTACTCGATCCATTTCCATCACTGAAAAGCGACGATAATGTCCAAAAGATCAAGAGTGTTTGCCAATATGAGCCGGTTTATATGCAATTGGCcgatgaaaataaaacaataaattgctTTGAGCTGCACGAATTGTTGGAGGCATGTCTGCCAAATGATTATATTAAGGGATGTGCTAATATTGATATCTGTCGTCAGGTGATCGCCCTGCAAGACAAAACCGGCAACGGCCGCATTACATTCCAACAGTTCAAAACGTTTATGGTGAATCTGAAATCATGGCAAggtgttttcaaaatttatacaaaagaGAAAGCTGGCATTCTACGTGCGGAGCGTTTACGCGACGCATTATACGACATCGGTTTCCAGCTCAGTACGGACATCATGAACTGCCTTATCCAGCGATATATACGTAAAGATGGCACTTTACGACTCAGCGACTTTGTATCCGCTGTAATGCACCTGACCACGGCATTCAATCAGTTCCATCTGAAGAACTATAATCAGGTCAATGTCATAGAAGTGCATCTGCACGATTGGATCAAAAGTATATTAAGTTGCTAA
- the LOC117793647 gene encoding HIG1 domain family member 2A, mitochondrial — MANKSEIPLPSEDLDWVQLRQDLGPVVEVETTKEKLLRKINENPLVPIGCLATTAALTAGLYNFRTGNRKMSQFMMRTRIAAQGFTVLALIVGVVMTYGDKK, encoded by the exons ATGGCCAACAAATCAGAAATACCTCTTCCATCCGAAGATTTAGATTGGGTGCAATTACGACAGGATTTGGGACCCGTTGTGGAAGTGGAAACAACCAAGGAGAAACTATTGCGCAAAATAAACGAAAACCCTTTGGTGCCAATAG GCTGCCTGGCTACAACTGCGGCCCTAACAGCTGGTCTATATAATTTTCGCACCGGCAACCGGAAAATGTCACAGTTTATGATGCGCACTCGAATTGCGGCACAAGGATTCACGGTCCTGGCACTGATTGTGGGCGTGGTGATGACATATGGagataaaaaatga
- the LOC117793487 gene encoding uncharacterized protein LOC117793487, whose protein sequence is MNILLGNCVGSCDQLAGPPPDFILSMPPPPLPSFLISKPRNIDILLPSNESQPCFAAFMCGQSHQSNDSGNELMELVRTDSKSLENVWFFVSSCIGIFVLGCFLALIVIRCRDTFFSYHDANIKQTAINALGEATKSNAFTSGGILYPCATANSRDLLQSQLVNDSRLLWATLTPHGTRHFIIENSQDGHYESVDYRSKAHNQVFRGYAKQSQSFVKSFDNNGFVDYDYEDPTPLMDSYHDDMDSGYQEPHEVTGSLKRSPLRTLGSSPTGNDISNIASTNYNSNVGPSLSSNQAGNSLSISRKTTLSRRISDASSHNGTSM, encoded by the exons ATGAATATATTATTGGGAAATTGTGTTGGAAGTTGCGATCAATTGGCAGGTCCACCTCCGGACTTTATTCTATCGATGCCGCCGCCACCGTTGCCATCATTTTTGATATCAAAGCCAAGGAATATTGATATCTTGTTGCCCTCAAACGAGTCCCAGCCATGTTTTGCGGCCTTCATGTGCGGTCAGAGCCATCAGAGTAATGATAGTGGCAATGAGTTAATGGAATTGGTACGCACCGATTCCAAGAGTCTGGAGAATGTCTGGTTTTTCGTATCATCCTGTATTGGCATCTTTGTGCTTGGTTGTTTTCTCGCCTTAATTGTCATCAGATGCAGAGA cacCTTTTTCTCGTATCACGATGCAAATATTAAGCAGACTGCAATCAATGCCTTGGGAGAGGCAACAAAATCGAATGCTTTCACTTCAGGCGGAATACTTTATCCGTGTGCCACGGCCAACAGTCGGGATCTGTTGCAGAGTCAGTTGGTCAATGATAGTCGTCTGCTTTGGGCCACCTTAACACCACACGGCACACGGCACTTTATCATTGAGAACTCCCAGGATGGACACTACGAGTCCGTTGACTATCGCAGCAAGGCGCATAATCAAGTTTTCCGTGGATATGCCAAGCAATCGCAATCCTTTGTTAAA tCGTTTGATAATAATGGCTTTGTTGACTACGACTATGAGGATCCGACACCCTTAATGGATTCCTATCATGATGATATGGACTCTGGTTATCAGGAGCCACATGAGGTCACCGGCTCACTGAAACGATCTCCACTACGCACACTGGGATCGTCGCCCACAGGCAATGATATATCGAATATAGCATCAACCAATTACAATTCGAATGTGGGACCAAGCCTATCATCCAATCAGGCTGGAAACTCTCTATCCATTAGCCGTAAGACAACGCTATCGCGACGCATCAGCGATGCCTCATCCCATAATGGCACATCAATGTAA
- the LOC117793476 gene encoding XK-related protein 6 isoform X1: protein MDYSYGQPMDNVDASTLLSYQITTFNIVMTLFSSLMRFTTIILNWSLAYDYWISESYAYCYWTILSIIIPMTLTSLIYSNILIVSNLGKKSIIFSDHLRKLVLSYLFRDTRTLNWTLKYKQAKNRGDKVTEIECYHSFLKEECNVGFIRLFDSFLETAPQKILQLAIVLGNIKSLTYLRALTFSIYFLSIAWCLVAYNRSNRLAQLDKYDIGTKGLIVQFWFLLCLSASRTLCLAFMASTLPKETCIACILQIILSATLVFIVDTPKFAKSVALNYILCFAFGVVYLFIYTPVKDAPTKYKYLCYLTFCLLQNIVVCIVYVPLYLAIAINVLYIIGIVLIIYYYLECHPGITSSVF from the exons ATGGACTACAGCTATGGGCAACCCATGGATAACGTCGATGCATCAACTCTGTTGTCATACCAAATCACAACATTCAATATAGTAATGACTTTATTTTCGTCATTAATGCGGTTCACCACAATTATTCTTAACTGGAGCCTGGCATATGATTACTGGATATCTGaatcatatgcttattgttattggacaattttatcaataataataccCATGACATTGACGTCGCTGATATACTCAAACAT ACTAATTGTAAGCAACTTGGGTAAAAAATCTATAATCTTTTCGGACCACTTACGGAAACTTGTTCTCTCATATTTGTTTCGAGATACACGTACTCTGAATTGGACATTGAAATATAAGCAAGCAAAAAATCGCGGGGACAAGGTCACTGAGATTGA ATGTTATCACAGCTTTTTAAAGGAAGAGTGTAACGTTGGCTTTATTCGACTCTTTGATTCGTTCTTAGAAACTGCTCcccaaaaaatattgcaattagCAATTGTATTGGGAAATATCAAAAGTCTAACGT atttgcGTGCGCTgactttttcaatatatttccTAAGTATTGCATGGTGCTTAGTGGCTTATAACCGATCTAATCGCTTGGCCCAGTTAGATAAATACGATATTGGAACGAAGGGACTAATCGTACaattttggtttcttttatGCTTATCTG cttcACGTACCTTATGCCTTGCATTTATGGCCAGTACACTGCCAAAGGAAACTTGTATAGCCTGTATACTACAAATAATTCTAAGCGCtactttagtttttattgtgGACACACCAAAGTTTGCAAAATCTGTcgcattaaattatatattgtgCTTTGCATTTGGAGTAgtgtatctatttatttatacacctGTTAAAGATGCCCCCacaaagtataaatatttatgttatttaacgttttgtttattgcaaaatattgTAGTTTGTATAGTTTATGTACCATTATATCTGGCCATTGCAATTAATGTATTATACATAATCGGAATTGTccttattatctattattatttagaatGCCATCCAGGAATTACATCAAGCGTATTTTGA
- the LOC117793627 gene encoding high mobility group protein DSP1 isoform X1 → MEHFHQIQQTIQHYQQQLAAQQQQQAAAVQQQQLQQHQVVVQQNQQQAHQNSSNTTAGVGTQQLFTYKMASSFPNPATTMAQVVATSNAATTGYDYRLNMAQAAAAAAVPGSQWWYSAANQGQVDANTAAQLQQQQQQQQQQQQQQQQQQQQQQQQQQQQQQQMQQQQQQQNVINSASSPMVRGKADAKPRGRMTAYAYFVQTCREEHKKKHPDETVIFAEFSRKCAERWKTMVDKEKKRFHEMAEKDKQRYETEMQNYVPPKGAVVGRGKKRKQIKDPNAPKRSLSAFFWFCNDERNKVKALNPEFGVGDIAKELGRKWSDVDPEVKQKYESMAERDKARYEREMTEYKTSGKIAMSAPSMQASLQAQAQAVQKAALLAAAAQQQHQQLDEQHDDDDGDGDDDENQ, encoded by the exons ATGGAACACTTTCATCAAATTCAG CAAACAATTCAACACTATCAGCAGCAACTGGCtgcgcagcaacaacaacaagcggctgcagtacaacagcaacagttgcaacaacatcaagtagTTGTCCAGCAGAATCAACAGCAGGCGCATCAAAATAGCTCCAATACCACGGCCGGCGTTGGCACCCAACAGctatttacatacaaaatgGCGAGTAGTTTCCCCAATCCGGCCACGACAATGGCACAAGTTGTTGCCACATCGAATGCGGCCACCACCGGCTACGATTACCGTCTAAATATGGCACAAGCGGCAGCAGCCGCTGCAGTTCCTGGCTCCCAATGGTGGTACTCGGCTGCCAATCAGGGTCAGGTGGATGCCAACACAGCTgcacagttgcagcagcagcaacaacagcagcaacagcagcagcaacagcaacagcagcagcaacaacagcagcagcaacaacaacagcagcaacagcaacaaatgcaacaacagcaacagcaacaaaatgtcaTCAACTCAGCCAGT AGCCCAATGGTCAGAGGAAAAGCTGATGCGAAACCCAGAGGCCGAATGACCGCCTATGCATACTTTGTACAAACATGCAGAGAGGAGCACAAAAAGAAGCATCCCGATGAGACGGTGATATTTGCCGAATTCTCCCGAAAATGTGCTGAGAGATGGAAG ACAATGGTCGATAAGGAGAAGAAACGCTTCCATGAAATGGCTGAAAAAGACAAGCAGAGGTACGAGACGGAAATGCAGAACTATGTACCGCCCAAGGGTGCAGTTGTGGGACGCggcaagaaaagaaaacagatCAAGGACCCAAATGCGCCAAAACGTTCATT GTCTGCGTTCTTCTGGTTCTGCAATGATGAAAGAAATAAAGTGAAGGCTCTGAATCCCGAATTCGGTGTTGGTGATATTGCCAAAGAGCTTGGCCGCAAATGGTCCGATGTTGATCCCGAAGTGAAGCAAAAATACGAATCGATGGCAGAGCGGGATAAGGCACGATATGAAAGG GAAATGACCGAGTACAAGACAAGCGGGAAAATTGCCATGTCAGCGCCCTCAATGCAAGCGTCGCTGCAGGCGCAGGCACAAGCAGTGCAGAAAGCAGCGTTATTAGCAGCTGctgcccaacaacaacaccagcagctGGATGAGCAacatgacgatgatgatggtgaCGGTGATGATGACGAGAATCAATAG